GTGCTAATGGGGATAACATTATGCCACCTATCGTAGAAGCGGCCAAAATATTTGCAACAATGGGTGAAATTGTGGTGGCCATGAAATCTGAATTTGGCGAATGGCAAGAATCTGCTATATTTTAAGGGAAAACATGAATAGTAATAAAAAATTTAAACTAATGATCAGTGGGGTAATTGCTGTTGTGATTTTTTGGATTAGCTGGGTTTCTTCAAATCCTGCTGATGAAAAAGCCATGGCAACTTTTGTGTCCGTGGATGAACTCATCAAGGATAAGACGAACCGCCGTACGAAATTGGGAGGGTTGGTAAAAGATGGTTCTATTGTGATATCAGAAACAAATTATCTGGATTGCACTTTTATTCTGAAAGAAGGCGAAACAGAATTGGGAGTAAAGTATGACCGTACACGTCCAGATCTTTTCAAAGACGGAGCAGAGGTTATTGTCACCGGTCACTATCTCAATGGCACGTTTTACGCCGACGAATTGCAAACCAAATGTGCTTCCCGTTACGAAGGTGATCTTC
This genomic window from Candidatus Neomarinimicrobiota bacterium contains:
- a CDS encoding cytochrome c maturation protein CcmE, with protein sequence MNSNKKFKLMISGVIAVVIFWISWVSSNPADEKAMATFVSVDELIKDKTNRRTKLGGLVKDGSIVISETNYLDCTFILKEGETELGVKYDRTRPDLFKDGAEVIVTGHYLNGTFYADELQTKCASRYEGDLRDETSYNLNEIDT